In Thermodesulfobacteriota bacterium, a single genomic region encodes these proteins:
- the ispD gene encoding 2-C-methyl-D-erythritol 4-phosphate cytidylyltransferase produces the protein MTASTRFPTTVDRIRASAVIAAAGQGKRFGDGLQKQFMPLLGKPVLAYSAETFSKSDLISEIVIVVPYDCAGSVKADIVDRFSIAKVTRVIPGGPERQDSVLNGLNALSGNPGVVVVHDGARPLVTIELLEEVIREALISGGALAALPSSDTIKRTSIDMHVEDTVPRDSLWFAQTPQAFRYDILKYAFSKAYNEGFTGTDESQLVERTGVKVKIVKGSPYNIKITTPEDLMLGELILKMRQGGQ, from the coding sequence ATGACAGCAAGCACGCGGTTTCCGACTACCGTGGATAGAATTCGCGCCTCGGCTGTCATTGCGGCGGCCGGTCAGGGAAAAAGGTTCGGGGACGGCTTGCAGAAGCAGTTCATGCCTCTCCTTGGGAAGCCCGTACTCGCGTATTCCGCGGAAACGTTCTCGAAGTCGGACCTTATAAGCGAGATCGTAATAGTCGTCCCTTACGATTGCGCGGGATCGGTCAAAGCCGATATAGTGGACAGGTTCTCCATAGCGAAAGTCACACGGGTAATACCCGGCGGCCCCGAAAGACAGGACTCGGTCTTAAACGGCTTAAATGCCCTGTCGGGAAACCCCGGCGTCGTGGTCGTCCACGACGGCGCGCGTCCGCTCGTAACAATCGAGCTACTCGAAGAGGTGATCAGGGAGGCCTTAATCTCCGGCGGAGCTTTGGCGGCGCTCCCCTCAAGCGATACGATCAAGAGAACGTCCATAGACATGCACGTGGAGGACACGGTCCCGAGAGACTCTCTCTGGTTTGCGCAGACACCTCAGGCATTCAGATACGATATATTGAAATACGCCTTCTCGAAGGCGTACAATGAAGGGTTTACGGGTACGGACGAATCCCAGCTCGTCGAGAGGACGGGCGTTAAGGTAAAGATAGTGAAGGGTTCGCCTTACAATATCAAGATTACGACGCCTGAGGACCTCATGCTGGGGGAGCTCATATTAAAAATGAGACAGGGTGGGCAATAA
- a CDS encoding nucleoside transporter C-terminal domain-containing protein, protein MSLYNFISFAGIFILVGFAWLISSDRRNVNYRVVIWGISLQLLFGAFIFLLPAGASVFLFVNDIVVMVLGSASAGAEFLFGRLALPPGGTNAAGEGSLGFFLAFQALPTIIFFSALMSILYYTGVMPRVVKGFSSMFSRLMRVSGAESVSTASNIFVGIESLLTIKPYLDRMTRSELCTVLTAGMATVSSNVLALYIFSLRSEFPTIAAHLVSASILSAPASLVMSKLIIPEDSVPLTLGIKVEPYFEREASLFEAVINGAEGGVRLIVGIVALLVAVLGLVALLDLVTGGLGSYLNNFLGLDIDWSLKGLLGYLFYPFTLVIGVPLSDAYQISKIIGERAVVTEVVSYQDLARAMREGTIADPRSPVLAAYALCGFAHVASMAIFVGGAAALAPSRKKDIASVGLRALIAATLACLMTACIAGVFFMGKSALLG, encoded by the coding sequence ATGAGCCTCTATAACTTTATCAGCTTTGCCGGGATATTCATACTCGTCGGGTTCGCGTGGCTTATTTCTTCCGACAGGAGGAACGTGAATTACCGGGTGGTGATATGGGGAATCTCGCTCCAGCTGCTGTTCGGTGCGTTTATATTCCTCCTGCCTGCGGGAGCGAGTGTATTCCTCTTCGTTAACGATATTGTGGTAATGGTCTTGGGCTCTGCCTCTGCGGGCGCGGAGTTCCTTTTCGGGAGGCTCGCTCTCCCACCGGGCGGCACGAACGCCGCGGGGGAGGGCTCGCTCGGGTTTTTTCTGGCTTTCCAGGCCCTTCCGACAATTATCTTTTTCTCGGCCCTCATGTCCATCCTCTATTACACGGGCGTGATGCCCAGGGTCGTAAAGGGATTCTCTTCGATGTTCTCGAGGCTGATGAGAGTATCAGGGGCGGAATCCGTGAGCACGGCGTCTAATATCTTTGTCGGGATCGAATCGCTCCTGACGATAAAGCCTTATCTCGACCGGATGACCCGCTCCGAGCTCTGCACGGTCCTGACGGCGGGCATGGCGACCGTTTCATCGAATGTTCTCGCGCTCTATATTTTCAGCTTAAGGAGCGAATTCCCTACGATCGCGGCGCACCTCGTTTCGGCGTCCATACTCTCGGCTCCAGCCTCTCTCGTCATGTCCAAGCTGATAATCCCGGAGGACTCGGTCCCGCTGACCCTGGGGATAAAGGTGGAGCCTTATTTCGAAAGGGAGGCCAGCCTGTTTGAGGCCGTGATCAACGGAGCCGAGGGCGGGGTGAGGCTTATCGTTGGCATAGTCGCGCTTCTCGTTGCGGTGCTCGGGCTCGTAGCGCTGCTCGACCTCGTTACAGGAGGTCTCGGCTCGTATTTGAATAATTTTCTCGGATTAGATATCGACTGGTCCCTGAAAGGACTGCTCGGGTATTTATTCTATCCGTTTACGCTCGTGATAGGGGTACCCCTTTCAGACGCTTATCAAATATCCAAAATAATCGGCGAGCGCGCCGTGGTCACGGAAGTCGTTTCCTACCAGGACCTCGCGCGCGCGATGAGGGAGGGGACGATAGCCGACCCACGCTCCCCCGTACTTGCGGCCTATGCCCTGTGCGGCTTCGCTCACGTGGCCTCCATGGCAATATTCGTGGGAGGAGCGGCGGCCCTTGCTCCGTCGAGGAAAAAGGATATCGCCTCCGTCGGACTGAGGGCGTTAATAGCAGCCACACTCGCCTGCCTGATGACCGCCTGCATCGCCGGCGTTTTCTTTATGGGCAAATCCGCCCTTCTCGGTTGA
- a CDS encoding acetoacetate decarboxylase family protein → MRRLAKIFCTALLFASIALSAVGSVWKADAARAADLPAPQLVTDAWMFIAAYKTDPETLKALLPPGLEPNPAGHIVINMYTVPNATQTSGFGAYTLTYLTVELNGQDSYVMGSDTTIPGRYFVYYFNSSPAMREYTKKIGIPAQEGMTTTTVKDGKLTAVLTSADGKPLIEATADVGSELGNFGGGHLNYFGLMTEEKDGKTTSQVVKYPIPWVGGTVEMKNPKITFKAPEDHPLNKIKPLAEAPDWAIWTQGSFVYPQYVVVSEFTPEAKN, encoded by the coding sequence ATGAGAAGATTAGCCAAGATATTCTGTACCGCTTTGCTTTTTGCATCGATCGCCCTGTCCGCTGTGGGGAGCGTCTGGAAGGCGGACGCCGCCCGTGCCGCCGACCTTCCCGCGCCCCAGCTTGTGACGGACGCGTGGATGTTCATAGCGGCCTACAAGACCGACCCCGAGACGCTTAAAGCCCTCCTGCCGCCGGGACTAGAGCCCAACCCGGCGGGGCATATAGTCATCAACATGTACACTGTTCCGAACGCGACACAGACCTCGGGCTTCGGGGCCTACACGCTCACCTATCTCACCGTCGAGCTGAACGGCCAGGACTCGTACGTCATGGGGTCAGATACGACGATCCCGGGGAGGTACTTCGTCTATTACTTCAACAGCTCGCCCGCCATGCGCGAATACACGAAGAAGATAGGCATCCCCGCGCAGGAAGGCATGACGACCACCACGGTAAAGGACGGCAAGCTCACTGCCGTGCTCACATCGGCTGACGGAAAGCCCCTCATCGAGGCGACTGCCGACGTAGGGAGCGAGCTCGGGAATTTCGGCGGAGGACACCTCAATTACTTCGGATTAATGACGGAAGAGAAAGACGGCAAAACGACGAGCCAGGTAGTGAAGTACCCGATACCCTGGGTCGGCGGCACGGTCGAGATGAAGAATCCGAAGATAACGTTCAAGGCCCCGGAAGACCACCCGCTCAACAAGATAAAGCCCCTAGCAGAGGCGCCCGACTGGGCGATATGGACTCAGGGAAGCTTCGTATACCCGCAGTATGTCGTAGTAAGCGAATTCACGCCGGAAGCGAAGAATTAG
- a CDS encoding TetR/AcrR family transcriptional regulator, with protein sequence MGRTSDTKENLLNSAIELIGTRSYNAVGVQELCEHAGVKKGSFYHFFPSKRDLTLAALDRIWKKFKDETLDPVFNSETTTLEKFQTLLARSYEYQSNQKDCTGCMTGCGFGNLALELSTQDEEIRKKIEEIFCEWVRYLEKVIAQAVEEGVLPSDTDPSVTSQAVVAYIEGVYLLGKTFNDPCMIQRLGEGVLKLCIPKKKTGACSQG encoded by the coding sequence ATGGGACGCACGAGCGATACAAAAGAAAATCTCTTAAACAGTGCGATAGAGCTCATAGGGACTCGCAGCTACAATGCGGTCGGGGTTCAGGAGCTTTGCGAGCACGCCGGGGTGAAGAAGGGTAGTTTTTATCACTTTTTCCCTTCGAAGCGCGATCTCACTCTGGCGGCCCTGGACAGGATATGGAAGAAGTTCAAGGATGAGACTCTCGACCCGGTCTTTAACTCCGAGACTACGACACTCGAAAAGTTCCAGACGCTGCTCGCGAGGTCTTATGAATACCAGTCAAACCAAAAGGACTGCACGGGGTGTATGACCGGATGCGGCTTCGGGAATCTGGCCCTCGAATTGAGCACTCAGGACGAGGAGATAAGGAAGAAGATCGAGGAGATATTCTGCGAATGGGTGAGGTATCTGGAAAAGGTAATTGCGCAGGCCGTCGAAGAGGGTGTGCTGCCCTCGGATACCGACCCCTCCGTCACGTCGCAAGCCGTGGTCGCTTATATCGAGGGTGTTTACCTGCTGGGCAAGACATTTAACGACCCGTGCATGATACAAAGGCTCGGTGAAGGGGTGCTGAAGTTATGCATACCGAAAAAGAAGACGGGTGCATGTTCTCAAGGGTAA
- a CDS encoding ABC transporter ATP-binding protein, with protein sequence MQDEIIIDIKDVYKSFGPKEVHMGLTLSIKKGENITVLGGSGSGKSVLLKEITGLLKPDSGDVIVEGENIVPMEENDLVNVRKKMGMLFQGAALFDSLTVEENVAYPLRENTKLPENEIRDMVAKNLELVGLPGIEDKMPSDLSGGMKKRVGLARAMAMNPRILLYDEPTTGLDPPNISRINQLIRHMQAQFGITAVIITHDVKSAFEISDRIAFLHHGKIIFTGTVSDAEKTDIEILSDFIHGRMGGADE encoded by the coding sequence ATGCAGGATGAAATAATTATAGACATAAAGGACGTTTATAAATCCTTCGGCCCCAAGGAAGTCCATATGGGCCTCACGCTGTCCATCAAAAAAGGGGAAAATATCACCGTGCTCGGCGGGAGCGGCTCGGGAAAGAGCGTGCTGCTCAAGGAAATCACGGGGCTTCTGAAACCCGACTCGGGGGACGTTATAGTGGAAGGAGAAAATATCGTACCGATGGAAGAGAATGATCTCGTCAACGTGAGGAAGAAGATGGGCATGCTTTTTCAGGGCGCCGCGCTCTTCGATTCGCTCACGGTCGAGGAGAACGTCGCATATCCGCTGAGAGAGAATACGAAGCTGCCGGAGAACGAAATCAGGGACATGGTCGCTAAAAACCTCGAGCTCGTTGGGCTTCCGGGGATAGAGGACAAGATGCCGTCCGACCTGAGCGGCGGTATGAAGAAGAGGGTCGGACTCGCGAGGGCGATGGCGATGAACCCGCGCATACTACTTTACGACGAGCCTACGACAGGGCTCGACCCGCCCAATATAAGCAGGATAAACCAGCTCATAAGGCACATGCAGGCCCAGTTCGGCATAACGGCCGTCATAATCACGCACGACGTGAAGAGCGCTTTCGAGATATCTGACAGGATCGCGTTCCTCCATCACGGGAAGATCATATTCACAGGGACCGTGAGCGATGCGGAAAAAACCGATATAGAGATCCTGAGCGACTTCATACACGGCAGGATGGGCGGGGCCGACGAGTGA
- a CDS encoding ComEC/Rec2 family competence protein, with amino-acid sequence MNEYIGTPWLVIAITTPLFGIIALLAPALRFLLFIPIGILFSVGPLYSPGAGITSFEGTKIDLEGTVYKSPEKKETGSRLFLDTEYAIADGVPEPVNGKVIISTAEDAPGISYGDRIRVIGVKLKPVTNFRNEGAFDVRKYYERQGVYATGFVEGSEYIISFGRDKSYSSVIYSLDRLRLRYGNFVRTNFPPPGNEILNALTIGDDGGIPPGARVEFSKAGVAHVLSVSGLHVGAVAVVFFLLIKWLLKRSEYMMLRFKVMKIAAALTILPLFFYTAVAGFNTPAVRAFIMISVFFLAIMAGRDENKLNTLGVAGFVILLWHPWSLFELSFQLSFAAVLGILLAHKFFPFRFGTLRDKAATLVKTTCAATFATFPLIINSFGILPLVSVPANIVLVPLVELLIVPLGLLSFLVFMISERIAWALISINIHFINMMVFGIGLLLDIPYSSLTIPPLGALSLLLFFALGIAILLAGRYGRIKFILPAIALAFVLSAAYPVIERYRGRGLTASFLDAGEDKSIVFFELPGGRNLLIDGGYSNLDRKGYIERNVAGRFLLHSGVNGIDILILTSTDKDHMSGAKYLLENFRVGKVITNGDKLDGGLWGIIKEKGINWQDLAGMDEIPLGDGSKLEVFKPGGDFVIRDSSLPRPLALRLAFENRIFLTGESLGDAKALSALTGTYGERLRSDVLFISPVITDEAFSSFLNEVSPRILVTGEHDPSLMADDVPLRESLRHVAVFDTSVLGEVTVETDGTDLSAESYGSEKKVDLK; translated from the coding sequence TTGAACGAGTATATAGGGACCCCCTGGCTCGTTATCGCAATAACGACCCCTCTTTTCGGCATAATCGCCCTCCTCGCACCGGCCCTGAGGTTCCTTTTATTCATCCCGATCGGCATTCTTTTCAGCGTGGGCCCTTTATATTCCCCCGGCGCGGGCATTACGTCGTTCGAGGGAACGAAGATCGACCTCGAAGGTACTGTCTACAAGTCTCCCGAGAAAAAGGAAACGGGATCCAGGCTCTTTTTAGATACGGAATATGCGATAGCGGACGGGGTCCCAGAACCGGTGAACGGAAAGGTCATAATCTCGACGGCTGAAGACGCCCCCGGGATCTCGTACGGGGACAGGATACGCGTTATAGGCGTAAAGCTTAAGCCCGTTACCAATTTCAGAAACGAAGGTGCGTTCGACGTCAGAAAGTACTATGAAAGACAGGGCGTCTACGCGACGGGGTTCGTCGAGGGAAGCGAGTACATCATCTCGTTCGGGCGCGATAAATCGTATAGCTCCGTCATATATTCCCTCGACAGGCTCAGGCTCCGGTACGGGAACTTCGTTAGGACGAATTTCCCGCCGCCCGGGAACGAGATACTTAACGCGCTCACCATAGGAGACGACGGCGGCATCCCGCCCGGCGCGAGGGTGGAGTTCTCGAAAGCCGGAGTGGCCCATGTGCTATCCGTGTCGGGTCTTCACGTAGGCGCTGTGGCCGTGGTCTTCTTTCTCTTGATCAAATGGCTTCTCAAGCGCTCCGAGTACATGATGCTTCGCTTCAAGGTGATGAAGATCGCGGCGGCATTAACGATACTGCCTCTCTTCTTCTATACCGCCGTCGCCGGCTTCAACACTCCCGCGGTCAGGGCCTTTATCATGATATCCGTTTTCTTCCTCGCGATAATGGCCGGGAGGGACGAAAACAAGCTGAATACCCTGGGCGTTGCAGGGTTCGTCATTCTCCTCTGGCACCCGTGGTCTTTGTTCGAGCTCTCGTTCCAGCTCTCGTTCGCGGCAGTTCTCGGCATCCTGCTCGCGCACAAGTTCTTCCCCTTCAGGTTCGGCACGCTAAGGGATAAGGCGGCGACTCTCGTAAAGACGACGTGCGCCGCCACGTTCGCGACGTTCCCGCTGATAATAAACTCGTTCGGCATACTCCCCCTCGTATCCGTACCGGCGAACATCGTCTTGGTGCCGCTCGTCGAGCTTCTGATAGTGCCTCTGGGCCTACTCTCTTTCCTTGTATTTATGATTTCCGAACGCATAGCGTGGGCACTCATATCCATCAACATACATTTCATCAACATGATGGTATTCGGCATCGGGCTGCTGCTCGATATACCGTACTCGTCCCTGACGATACCCCCTCTCGGCGCGCTCAGCCTTCTGCTCTTCTTTGCCCTCGGCATAGCCATACTGCTCGCGGGAAGATACGGGAGGATAAAATTCATCCTTCCCGCGATAGCGCTCGCATTCGTACTGAGCGCGGCGTACCCGGTTATCGAGAGGTATCGCGGCCGCGGACTAACGGCAAGCTTCCTCGACGCCGGAGAGGATAAAAGCATTGTCTTCTTCGAGCTCCCGGGCGGCAGAAACCTCCTCATAGACGGCGGCTATTCGAACCTCGACAGGAAGGGGTACATAGAAAGAAACGTGGCCGGCAGATTCCTGCTCCATTCCGGAGTGAACGGTATCGACATACTGATTCTGACTTCGACAGATAAGGACCACATGAGCGGCGCGAAATACCTGCTCGAGAATTTCAGGGTAGGTAAGGTAATAACGAACGGCGACAAGCTCGACGGCGGGCTCTGGGGAATCATCAAGGAGAAGGGGATAAATTGGCAAGACCTTGCCGGCATGGACGAGATCCCACTTGGCGATGGATCGAAACTGGAAGTATTTAAGCCCGGCGGCGACTTCGTAATCAGGGACTCTTCTCTCCCCCGCCCGCTCGCGCTCAGGCTTGCTTTCGAGAACCGGATTTTTCTCACGGGCGAGTCCCTCGGCGATGCCAAGGCTCTTTCGGCGCTCACGGGCACTTACGGGGAGAGGCTGAGGAGCGACGTCCTCTTTATTTCTCCCGTTATTACAGACGAAGCGTTTTCTTCATTCCTGAACGAGGTATCGCCCCGCATTCTGGTAACGGGAGAGCATGATCCGTCGCTCATGGCTGACGACGTTCCGCTAAGAGAATCCCTAAGGCATGTTGCAGTCTTCGATACTTCCGTCCTCGGAGAGGTAACCGTCGAAACGGACGGCACGGATTTGAGCGCGGAATCTTACGGCAGTGAAAAGAAAGTCGACTTAAAGTAA
- a CDS encoding sigma-70 family RNA polymerase sigma factor produces the protein MHKAVSYEAAFDGLDYESGELPEEALPQEGFEFDFTEGDDEPESGPVAEGRGLVSGDLNQELRLVNAYFKEVGTEALLTRREEVEIAAKMKECEAHSLRIKKAISRLLGRRAAGELFMDELKMLADGCADKPVLNSGERDRLRRLVHLLEAYTRAGARLRNRFIKANLRLVASLAKKYVGRGIPFLDLIQEGNLGLMKAVERFDHTRGYRFSTYACWWINQSMLRGIFNQTRTVKIPAYVLEKAGKVWAERGKFVEEKGREPYPYEIADSVEMSEENVKQILESGNGVNMVRLDSPVWAGEKATYMDYIPDSGSTPVDSLIAEISIPESVERALRMLDEREREIIKMRFGIGYQGTFTLNEIGTRFGLTRERIRQLEKKALSTLRHSDCAQALKSLIEH, from the coding sequence ATGCACAAGGCGGTTTCATATGAGGCGGCCTTCGATGGGCTTGATTACGAATCCGGGGAATTACCGGAGGAGGCGCTTCCCCAGGAGGGCTTCGAGTTCGATTTTACGGAAGGTGATGATGAACCGGAGAGCGGCCCTGTCGCTGAGGGCCGGGGGCTCGTGTCCGGAGACCTCAACCAGGAGCTAAGGCTCGTAAATGCATACTTTAAAGAGGTAGGCACGGAAGCACTTCTCACGAGGAGGGAGGAGGTAGAGATTGCCGCCAAGATGAAGGAGTGCGAGGCGCATTCGCTTCGAATAAAGAAGGCGATAAGCCGGCTACTCGGCAGACGAGCCGCCGGTGAGCTATTCATGGACGAGCTCAAGATGCTTGCAGACGGATGCGCAGACAAACCGGTGTTGAACAGCGGGGAGAGAGACCGCTTGAGGAGGCTGGTTCATCTCCTCGAAGCATATACGAGAGCCGGAGCCAGGCTAAGGAACCGGTTTATAAAGGCTAACCTGAGACTGGTCGCCAGTCTGGCGAAGAAATACGTCGGGAGAGGGATCCCGTTCCTCGATTTGATACAGGAGGGAAACCTCGGTCTCATGAAAGCGGTAGAGAGGTTCGACCACACGAGGGGCTACAGGTTTTCGACCTACGCCTGCTGGTGGATAAACCAGTCGATGCTGAGGGGCATCTTCAACCAGACGCGGACGGTAAAGATACCGGCGTACGTTCTCGAGAAGGCCGGGAAGGTATGGGCCGAGCGGGGAAAATTTGTGGAAGAGAAGGGAAGGGAGCCATACCCATACGAGATCGCGGATTCAGTCGAGATGAGCGAGGAGAACGTAAAACAGATACTGGAATCGGGAAACGGGGTCAACATGGTAAGGCTCGACTCCCCGGTATGGGCCGGCGAGAAGGCTACATATATGGATTATATTCCCGATTCTGGCTCAACGCCCGTAGACTCGCTCATTGCCGAGATTTCCATCCCCGAGAGCGTCGAGCGGGCGTTACGCATGCTCGACGAGAGGGAGAGGGAGATCATAAAAATGAGGTTCGGCATCGGATATCAGGGGACGTTCACACTGAACGAGATCGGAACCAGGTTCGGACTAACGAGAGAGAGGATAAGGCAGTTAGAAAAGAAAGCCCTTTCAACCTTAAGGCATTCGGATTGCGCGCAGGCTCTCAAGAGCCTTATCGAGCATTGA
- a CDS encoding HTH domain-containing protein — protein sequence MIEIREAIAQKKRDIARLRSAVAELKEAEEDLKALERAYELMGGANEKSPQPKLSIEPTDKTQNLTISEAVEMILNKRKTPLHMDEILKEINVTYGKDTTKEALAVAIGRSMARHKIFIKTDPATYGLVTWYQKENDKNKKE from the coding sequence ATGATTGAGATTAGAGAAGCAATAGCTCAGAAAAAACGTGATATAGCCCGTCTTCGTTCAGCGGTAGCTGAACTTAAAGAAGCGGAAGAAGATCTAAAGGCTCTTGAACGGGCATATGAGTTAATGGGTGGTGCAAATGAAAAGTCACCACAGCCGAAACTATCGATTGAACCGACTGATAAGACACAAAATCTAACCATTTCTGAAGCAGTGGAGATGATTCTAAATAAACGGAAAACACCCTTACACATGGATGAAATCTTGAAAGAAATCAACGTAACCTACGGTAAAGATACAACAAAAGAAGCTTTGGCGGTCGCAATAGGCCGTAGTATGGCAAGACATAAGATCTTTATCAAAACAGATCCCGCAACGTATGGGTTAGTTACATGGTATCAGAAAGAAAATGATAAAAATAAAAAAGAATAG
- a CDS encoding PIN domain-containing protein, with product MKTKVLFFILGALTGFSIAYTHYDLVIAAAAGVLLGAVSTGIALYLERNIRSYTPKSFLGAAIGIAAASLSFFAVKEVVSGFALPGAISPLISAAFFLFLFYVGITIGYRKGKETEQAAGRGRVHTRMVTETKILDTSVIIDGRIADVAEAGFISGPMIIPKFIIKELQHIADSSEPIKRVRGRRGLDVLKRMQKDIPNVSVKITNHDFPNIKEADLKLVELARRLKGIIITNDFNLNKVAALQHVKVMNLNQLSNALKPVVLPGETMSIHVVKEGKEENQGVGYLDDGTMVVVDEAKRYLGDQIEVSVTSVLQTPTGRMIFSRVKEDDSKHAVSDYRG from the coding sequence ATGAAAACAAAGGTTCTATTTTTTATACTCGGTGCTCTGACAGGTTTTTCTATTGCCTATACGCATTACGACCTGGTTATTGCAGCCGCGGCCGGCGTCCTTCTGGGAGCCGTATCCACAGGCATTGCGCTCTATCTCGAAAGAAATATCAGGAGCTACACACCTAAATCTTTTCTCGGAGCGGCTATCGGAATAGCAGCCGCTTCTCTTTCCTTTTTCGCCGTAAAGGAGGTCGTTTCGGGGTTCGCGCTTCCGGGCGCGATTTCTCCTTTGATCTCGGCGGCGTTCTTCCTGTTTCTATTCTACGTCGGAATAACGATCGGATACCGGAAGGGGAAGGAAACCGAGCAGGCTGCCGGTAGAGGTCGGGTCCATACGAGAATGGTGACAGAAACGAAGATTCTCGACACCAGCGTGATCATCGACGGCAGGATAGCCGACGTCGCAGAAGCGGGCTTTATAAGCGGTCCTATGATAATCCCCAAATTCATTATCAAGGAGCTCCAGCACATCGCGGATTCGTCCGAGCCCATAAAGCGCGTCCGCGGGAGAAGGGGCCTCGACGTCCTCAAGAGAATGCAGAAAGACATTCCGAACGTTTCCGTAAAGATCACGAACCACGATTTCCCGAACATAAAAGAGGCCGACCTCAAGCTCGTGGAACTTGCGCGGAGGCTCAAGGGAATAATCATTACGAACGACTTCAACCTCAATAAAGTAGCCGCTCTCCAGCACGTCAAGGTAATGAACCTGAACCAGCTTTCGAACGCGCTTAAGCCCGTCGTCCTTCCCGGAGAGACGATGAGCATCCATGTCGTAAAGGAAGGGAAAGAGGAAAACCAGGGCGTAGGGTATCTGGACGACGGCACTATGGTCGTCGTCGATGAGGCCAAGAGATACCTCGGCGACCAGATAGAGGTATCCGTTACGAGCGTGCTCCAGACCCCGACCGGCAGGATGATATTCTCGAGGGTCAAGGAAGATGACAGCAAGCACGCGGTTTCCGACTACCGTGGATAG
- a CDS encoding methyltransferase domain-containing protein has product MRRNDISADTELEYNLKFFTQFIINPARTGAILPSSDRLCELMTDMAGLGDVSTVIELGSGTGVVTEKIMRKKAESTTFFALEINPAFVEATKRKCPDAVVYQSSAEYVMKHLEMHGESGCDRIISSLPWSTFNGETQQLILDSIYDVLKPGGLFLTYAYVLGVVAPAAWRFKKKLYAKFDKVETSPIVWSNIPPAFIYMCEKSSL; this is encoded by the coding sequence ATGAGAAGAAACGACATCAGCGCCGATACGGAGCTAGAGTACAACCTTAAATTCTTCACCCAGTTCATAATAAATCCGGCAAGAACCGGAGCCATCCTTCCTTCGAGCGACAGGCTCTGCGAGCTGATGACGGACATGGCGGGACTCGGGGACGTTTCCACGGTGATCGAGCTCGGCTCGGGGACGGGTGTAGTTACTGAAAAAATAATGCGGAAAAAAGCCGAGAGCACTACTTTCTTCGCACTCGAGATAAACCCCGCATTCGTCGAGGCTACCAAAAGAAAGTGCCCCGACGCCGTCGTCTACCAGTCCTCGGCCGAATACGTCATGAAGCACCTGGAGATGCACGGAGAGAGCGGCTGCGACCGGATTATCAGCAGCCTCCCGTGGTCTACATTCAACGGAGAGACCCAGCAGCTCATACTCGATTCCATCTACGACGTGTTAAAGCCGGGTGGCTTATTTCTGACATATGCATACGTGCTCGGGGTCGTGGCTCCAGCGGCCTGGAGGTTCAAAAAGAAGCTCTATGCAAAATTCGACAAAGTCGAAACGAGCCCGATCGTGTGGAGTAACATCCCGCCGGCATTCATTTATATGTGTGAAAAGTCGTCCCTGTGA
- the ispF gene encoding 2-C-methyl-D-erythritol 2,4-cyclodiphosphate synthase, which produces MYKIGFGFDAHKFSEGRKLVLGGLEIPFGLGLSGHSDADVLTHAICDALLGALGEGDIGSLFPDSDPRYKGVSSLSFLSEILRMLNREGYEVENVDSVIVCEKPRIAPHVQAIKDSLSQIMGLPGNRIGVKATTTDRMGFTGRGEGIAAYAIALIKSTSFT; this is translated from the coding sequence ATGTACAAAATAGGATTCGGGTTCGACGCCCATAAATTCTCGGAAGGCAGGAAGCTCGTACTCGGAGGCCTCGAAATACCGTTCGGCCTCGGCTTGTCGGGACATTCGGACGCGGACGTGCTGACTCACGCTATATGCGACGCGCTCCTGGGAGCGCTGGGAGAGGGAGACATAGGCTCTCTCTTCCCCGACAGCGACCCCCGGTATAAAGGCGTGTCGAGCCTCTCGTTCCTGAGCGAGATTCTCCGGATGTTGAACCGCGAAGGATACGAAGTCGAGAACGTAGACAGCGTCATCGTATGCGAAAAGCCCAGGATCGCCCCCCATGTTCAGGCTATTAAAGACTCGCTCTCTCAAATCATGGGGCTCCCCGGAAACAGGATCGGGGTAAAGGCCACAACCACAGACCGCATGGGGTTTACAGGCAGGGGAGAGGGCATAGCGGCTTATGCAATCGCTTTGATAAAATCCACCTCATTTACATGA